A window of the Gordonia humi genome harbors these coding sequences:
- a CDS encoding P1 family peptidase, with protein MIDPAPAAVGDRISDVAGVCVGHHHLIDDDVVVATATEPGSGWAAGTTVVTVPDGATTAVDVRGGGPGTRETDLLEPGNSVRGANAIVLTGGSAYGLSAADGVMRGLEAAGVGLPMDQLGHVVPIVPAAVVFDLPVGGWAERPDAEFGERALAAAGPDFAIGSVGAGAGARAGAMKGGVGTASVTLTDGPARGLTVGALVVANPVGQVIDPQTGLPWDAQDIGHHGLRKPAAGELPRLRALEAKGTVLNTTIGVVATDATLSVPAVRRLAMSGHDGLARAVRPAHSPLDGDTLFAVATGSRRADPDGAVDIPPGMESDIAVVAALAEASATVVQRAIVSAVVHAQSVAGIPAYRDVVASAFADGFSFGTGDR; from the coding sequence ATGATCGATCCCGCCCCCGCCGCGGTCGGCGACCGGATCTCCGATGTCGCAGGCGTCTGCGTCGGTCACCATCACCTGATCGACGACGACGTCGTGGTCGCCACCGCCACCGAACCCGGATCGGGTTGGGCAGCGGGTACGACGGTCGTCACCGTGCCCGATGGCGCGACGACCGCCGTCGACGTGCGCGGCGGCGGTCCGGGCACCCGGGAGACCGATCTGCTCGAGCCCGGCAACAGTGTCCGCGGCGCGAACGCGATCGTGCTGACCGGCGGCAGCGCGTACGGACTGTCCGCGGCCGACGGCGTGATGCGCGGACTGGAGGCCGCCGGGGTCGGACTGCCCATGGACCAGCTGGGCCACGTCGTGCCGATCGTGCCCGCTGCCGTCGTCTTCGACCTGCCCGTCGGCGGCTGGGCCGAGCGTCCCGACGCCGAGTTCGGTGAGCGCGCGCTCGCCGCGGCCGGACCGGACTTCGCGATCGGGTCGGTCGGCGCGGGCGCCGGCGCCCGCGCCGGTGCGATGAAGGGCGGTGTCGGCACGGCGTCGGTGACGCTGACCGACGGCCCGGCCCGCGGGCTCACCGTCGGCGCACTCGTCGTCGCCAATCCGGTCGGCCAGGTGATCGATCCGCAGACCGGCCTGCCGTGGGACGCTCAGGACATCGGGCACCACGGGCTGCGCAAGCCGGCCGCGGGCGAGCTGCCGCGCCTGCGCGCCTTGGAAGCCAAGGGCACCGTGCTGAACACCACGATCGGTGTCGTCGCAACCGATGCGACGCTGTCGGTGCCCGCAGTGCGCCGTCTGGCGATGTCGGGGCACGACGGACTCGCCCGCGCCGTGCGGCCCGCGCATTCGCCGCTCGACGGCGACACGCTCTTCGCCGTCGCCACCGGATCGCGCCGAGCGGACCCCGACGGAGCCGTCGACATCCCGCCGGGCATGGAGTCCGACATCGCCGTCGTGGCGGCACTCGCGGAGGCGTCGGCGACCGTCGTGCAGCGGGCCATCGTGTCGGCGGTCGTGCACGCCCAGTCGGTGGCCGGGATCCCCGCCTACCGCGATGTGGTCGCCTCCGCGTTCGCCGACGGCTTCTCGTTCGGTACGGGGGACAGGTGA
- a CDS encoding rhomboid family intramembrane serine protease, with protein sequence MTSGLPDPSAPAGRAESRPRWLEILVILAVITAVLFAVELLDVVMNGRLDQHGIVPRTWSGLLGVVWAPFLHADFAHLISNLLPGLVLGFFVLLSGRAVVVTAVVWVVSGLGVWLIAPSTSVTVGASGIVFGWLTFLIVRGLFSRDVWQVLGGVVIAVIYGGILWGLLPGRESVSWQGHLFGAVGGVLAAWIVATTGGDKQKKQVTGPGAPPTIDQGGLF encoded by the coding sequence GTGACCTCCGGTCTGCCCGATCCGTCCGCTCCCGCTGGTCGAGCGGAGTCGAGACCCCGCTGGCTCGAGATCCTCGTCATCCTGGCCGTGATCACCGCGGTGCTGTTCGCCGTCGAACTGCTCGACGTGGTGATGAACGGGCGACTCGATCAGCACGGGATCGTTCCGCGCACGTGGTCCGGGCTGCTCGGGGTGGTCTGGGCGCCGTTCCTGCACGCCGATTTCGCCCACCTGATCTCCAATCTGCTGCCCGGGCTGGTGCTCGGCTTCTTCGTGCTGCTGTCCGGGCGGGCGGTGGTGGTGACCGCCGTCGTCTGGGTGGTCTCGGGCCTCGGCGTCTGGCTGATCGCGCCGTCGACGAGCGTCACGGTCGGCGCGTCGGGAATCGTCTTCGGCTGGCTGACGTTCCTGATCGTGCGCGGCCTGTTCAGTCGTGACGTCTGGCAGGTGCTGGGCGGTGTGGTGATCGCGGTGATCTACGGCGGCATCCTGTGGGGACTGCTGCCGGGCCGCGAGAGCGTGTCGTGGCAGGGGCATCTGTTCGGCGCCGTCGGCGGCGTGCTCGCCGCGTGGATCGTCGCGACGACCGGCGGCGACAAACAGAAGAAGCAGGTGACGGGCCCGGGCGCCCCGCCGACCATCGATCAGGGAGGGCTGTTCTGA
- the murI gene encoding glutamate racemase, with translation MNHGPIGIFDSGVGGLTVARAVIDLLPDEDIVYIGDTANGPYGPLTIPEIRGHALAIGDELIRRGVKAIVIACNTASAAMLRDARERYAPVPVIEVILPAVRRAVAATRNGRIGVIATEATVSSRAYQDSFAAARDMEITAVACPRFVDFVERGVTSGRQILQLAQGYLAPLQQADVDTVVLGCTHYPLLSGVIQLVMGDEVTLVSSAEETAKDTFRVLTESDSLNPHTGRDAHRLFSATGDPESFARLSKRFLGPQIGRVTHF, from the coding sequence CTGAATCACGGACCCATCGGGATCTTCGACTCGGGCGTCGGCGGTCTCACCGTCGCGCGTGCCGTGATCGATCTGCTGCCCGACGAGGACATCGTCTACATCGGCGACACGGCGAACGGTCCGTACGGTCCGTTGACCATCCCGGAGATCCGCGGTCATGCGTTGGCCATCGGCGACGAACTGATCCGACGCGGGGTCAAGGCGATCGTCATCGCGTGCAACACCGCGTCCGCGGCGATGCTCCGCGACGCACGGGAACGGTATGCGCCGGTGCCGGTCATCGAGGTGATCCTGCCGGCCGTGCGCCGGGCCGTCGCCGCGACCCGGAACGGGCGGATCGGCGTGATCGCCACCGAGGCCACGGTCTCCTCGCGCGCCTATCAGGATTCGTTCGCGGCGGCCCGCGACATGGAGATCACCGCGGTCGCGTGTCCGCGATTCGTCGACTTCGTCGAACGCGGGGTGACCAGCGGACGCCAGATCCTGCAGCTGGCGCAGGGCTATCTCGCGCCGTTGCAGCAGGCGGACGTCGACACCGTCGTTCTCGGCTGTACGCACTATCCGCTGCTGTCGGGTGTCATTCAATTGGTCATGGGCGACGAGGTCACACTGGTGTCGAGTGCCGAGGAGACGGCCAAGGACACGTTCCGTGTGCTGACCGAATCGGATTCGCTCAATCCGCACACCGGGCGTGACGCGCACCGATTGTTCTCCGCCACAGGCGATCCGGAGAGCTTCGCGAGACTGTCGAAGCGATTCCTCGGGCCGCAGATCGGCCGTGTGACGCACTTTTGA
- a CDS encoding cyclic nucleotide-degrading phosphodiesterase, whose product MRLTVLGCSGSVNGPGTACSGYLLQADGHQPVLIDCGHGVFGELLAHANPNHVAVLLSHLHADHCMDMPAMLVWRRWAPEGASERSLLYGPAGTALRIGAGASEFPGEVDDISDTYDVHEWRDRVAVDINGLHIEPFKVNHPPATFGLRITGPEGEVFAYSGDTGVCDEVVELAREADLFLCEASWTHDPQVRPDGMHLSGTEAGQVAARATARSLALTHVVPWTDADAILDEASAEYPGPLQLVHQGQIIEVRPPL is encoded by the coding sequence ATGCGATTGACGGTGCTCGGATGCTCGGGGAGTGTGAACGGCCCCGGTACTGCATGCTCGGGTTACCTCTTGCAGGCGGACGGACATCAGCCGGTTCTGATCGATTGCGGACACGGCGTTTTCGGCGAACTGCTGGCGCATGCGAATCCGAACCACGTCGCCGTGCTGTTGAGTCATCTGCACGCCGATCACTGCATGGACATGCCCGCCATGCTCGTCTGGCGGCGCTGGGCGCCGGAGGGCGCGAGCGAGCGTTCCCTCCTCTACGGTCCGGCGGGCACCGCGCTCCGGATCGGCGCGGGCGCCTCGGAGTTTCCCGGTGAGGTCGACGACATCTCCGACACCTACGACGTCCACGAATGGCGGGACCGCGTGGCGGTCGACATCAACGGACTGCACATCGAGCCGTTCAAGGTGAATCATCCGCCTGCCACCTTCGGGCTGCGCATCACCGGACCCGAGGGCGAGGTCTTCGCCTACAGCGGCGACACCGGTGTGTGCGACGAGGTCGTCGAACTCGCGCGTGAGGCCGACCTGTTCCTGTGCGAGGCGTCCTGGACGCACGACCCTCAGGTGCGGCCCGACGGCATGCACCTGTCCGGTACCGAGGCCGGCCAGGTCGCGGCCCGCGCCACGGCGCGCTCGCTGGCCCTGACCCACGTCGTCCCCTGGACCGACGCGGACGCGATCCTCGACGAGGCCTCCGCCGAGTATCCGGGGCCGCTGCAGCTCGTACACCAGGGACAGATCATCGAGGTCCGTCCGCCGCTGTAG
- the rph gene encoding ribonuclease PH: MSTREDGRADNELRPIKFTRGFTSHPAGSVLVEFGNTRVMCTASVTEGVPSWRRGSGLGWLTAEYSMLPAATHERNKRESVRGKIGGRTHEISRLVGRSLRACIDLAALGENTVAIDCDVLQADGGTRTAAITGAYVALADAVTWLGAAGKLNDPQPLSCVIAAISVGVVDGRVRLDLPYEEDSRAEVDMNVVATDAGTLVEVQGTGEGATFPRRTLDAMLDVATAGIEQLVEAQREALAAPYPGVLPAASK, from the coding sequence GTGAGCACACGAGAAGACGGCAGGGCCGACAACGAGTTGCGCCCCATCAAGTTCACCCGCGGATTCACCTCGCATCCGGCGGGTTCTGTTCTGGTCGAGTTCGGCAACACGCGGGTCATGTGCACCGCGTCGGTCACCGAGGGAGTTCCGTCGTGGCGACGCGGCTCGGGCCTCGGTTGGCTGACCGCCGAGTACTCGATGCTTCCCGCGGCGACGCACGAGCGCAACAAGCGTGAGTCGGTGCGCGGCAAGATCGGTGGCCGCACCCATGAGATCAGCCGCCTCGTCGGCCGGTCGCTGCGCGCCTGCATCGACCTCGCCGCGCTCGGCGAGAACACCGTCGCCATCGACTGCGACGTCCTACAGGCCGACGGCGGCACCCGCACCGCCGCGATCACCGGCGCGTATGTCGCCCTCGCCGACGCCGTCACCTGGCTCGGCGCGGCGGGCAAGCTCAACGATCCGCAGCCCCTGTCGTGCGTCATCGCCGCGATCAGCGTCGGCGTCGTCGACGGTCGGGTGCGTCTGGACCTCCCGTACGAGGAGGACTCGCGTGCCGAAGTCGACATGAACGTGGTGGCCACCGACGCGGGCACGCTCGTCGAAGTGCAGGGCACCGGAGAGGGAGCGACGTTCCCGCGGCGCACTCTCGACGCCATGCTCGACGTCGCGACCGCGGGCATCGAGCAGCTCGTGGAGGCACAGCGCGAGGCGTTGGCGGCGCCGTACCCGGGCGTTCTGCCCGCCGCGTCGAAGTGA
- the rdgB gene encoding RdgB/HAM1 family non-canonical purine NTP pyrophosphatase, producing MTARVLLASGNAKKLAELRRMVDGAAITGLDVLGLGDVEAYPEPVEDGASFEENALIKAREAVRRTGLPSLADDSGIAVDALNGMPGILSARWSGGKGDDANNELLLAQIADVPAERRGAEFVSVCALVLPDGTETVVRGEWRGRIVRETRGSGGFGYDPLFLPDDPSAGGRTAGELSAQEKDGLSHRHRALAQLLPALAALATA from the coding sequence GTGACCGCGCGCGTCCTGCTCGCCTCGGGCAACGCGAAGAAGCTCGCCGAACTGCGTCGGATGGTCGACGGTGCTGCGATCACCGGCCTCGACGTCCTGGGCCTCGGAGACGTCGAAGCCTATCCGGAGCCGGTCGAAGACGGTGCGTCGTTCGAGGAGAACGCACTCATCAAGGCGCGGGAAGCGGTGCGGCGTACGGGCCTGCCGTCGCTCGCCGACGACTCCGGGATCGCTGTCGACGCTTTGAACGGAATGCCCGGCATCCTGTCGGCGCGGTGGAGCGGCGGCAAGGGCGACGATGCGAACAACGAGCTCCTGCTCGCCCAGATCGCCGACGTCCCCGCCGAGCGTCGGGGAGCCGAGTTCGTCTCGGTGTGCGCACTGGTTCTCCCGGACGGCACCGAGACGGTGGTGCGCGGCGAATGGCGTGGTCGGATCGTGCGGGAGACGCGGGGGAGCGGCGGCTTCGGCTACGACCCGTTGTTCCTGCCCGACGACCCTTCGGCCGGCGGCCGCACGGCCGGTGAGCTGTCGGCGCAGGAGAAGGACGGACTCAGCCACCGCCACAGGGCGCTGGCGCAGCTGCTGCCGGCCCTCGCCGCGCTGGCGACCGCGTAG
- a CDS encoding DUF3817 domain-containing protein — protein MLRYRALAWITGVWLLLLVAEVVARYGFDVGGFTWVGVAHGWIYFIYLIMTVDLSIRARWSIGKLIITAIAGTIPFLSFYFEHIRTKDVKEQFQL, from the coding sequence CTGCTCCGCTACCGCGCGCTCGCTTGGATCACCGGCGTGTGGCTCCTGCTTCTCGTGGCGGAAGTCGTCGCCAGGTACGGCTTCGATGTGGGGGGCTTCACCTGGGTCGGCGTCGCCCACGGCTGGATCTACTTCATCTACCTGATCATGACCGTCGATCTGTCGATCCGCGCTCGCTGGTCCATCGGCAAGCTGATCATCACCGCGATCGCGGGCACCATCCCGTTCCTCTCGTTCTACTTCGAGCACATCCGAACCAAGGATGTGAAGGAGCAGTTCCAACTGTGA
- a CDS encoding transcriptional regulator: MTEAPSPVQKRHRPALIALVVVAAGACLALAWWQWGRFESSSGTFQNLGYALQWPAFAIAVVYAYRRFVLMEADPDAIVEESARRGPTEIPEGVLPDRPRADDPHIALIKAESDDELADYNRYLTELNDRRDDA; this comes from the coding sequence GTGACTGAAGCACCCTCCCCTGTCCAGAAGCGACACCGTCCCGCGCTGATCGCGCTGGTCGTCGTCGCCGCGGGCGCCTGCCTCGCACTGGCATGGTGGCAGTGGGGACGATTCGAATCATCGTCCGGCACCTTCCAGAACCTCGGCTACGCCCTGCAGTGGCCCGCGTTCGCGATAGCCGTCGTGTACGCCTACCGACGGTTCGTGCTGATGGAGGCCGATCCGGACGCGATCGTCGAGGAGTCCGCCCGACGCGGCCCCACCGAGATCCCCGAGGGTGTGCTCCCCGACCGTCCCCGAGCCGACGATCCGCACATCGCGCTGATCAAGGCCGAATCCGACGACGAACTCGCCGACTACAACCGGTACCTCACCGAACTCAACGACCGGCGCGACGACGCCTGA
- a CDS encoding phosphatase PAP2 family protein → MSSATTHRIGTLAGAVVAIALAACTFAVFVRWYPGQASDEQTMQFWATLLGHDVPTTGWLGHNQLAVLAGIGVVLAAICICRRSARLAAHATVLVLGAVIVAVLLKSGLERPSLGVGAVTNSFPSNTVAAFGAAAFALISISPKRIRRAVAAVSLIGSLTVSVSVVGLQWHRPSDVIGGWLVAVAAAFAAECVVPVRGRALTGTS, encoded by the coding sequence ATGTCCTCCGCAACAACCCACCGCATCGGCACTCTCGCCGGCGCCGTCGTCGCGATCGCGCTGGCGGCGTGCACGTTCGCCGTCTTCGTCCGGTGGTACCCCGGACAGGCCTCGGACGAACAGACGATGCAGTTCTGGGCCACCCTTCTCGGTCACGATGTGCCCACCACCGGGTGGCTCGGTCACAATCAACTCGCGGTGCTTGCCGGTATCGGAGTGGTCCTCGCCGCGATCTGCATCTGCAGACGGTCGGCGCGGCTGGCGGCCCACGCGACGGTGCTCGTCCTCGGTGCGGTGATCGTCGCCGTGCTCCTCAAGTCGGGACTCGAACGTCCGTCTCTCGGCGTCGGGGCGGTCACCAACTCGTTCCCCTCGAACACGGTGGCCGCCTTCGGCGCCGCCGCCTTCGCGCTGATCTCCATCAGCCCGAAACGGATTCGCCGCGCGGTCGCCGCGGTCTCCTTGATCGGCTCGCTGACCGTGTCGGTGAGTGTGGTGGGACTGCAGTGGCATCGGCCGTCGGACGTGATCGGCGGCTGGCTGGTGGCCGTCGCGGCCGCCTTCGCCGCCGAATGCGTCGTGCCCGTGCGTGGCCGAGCCCTGACCGGCACATCCTGA
- a CDS encoding NAD(P)-binding domain-containing protein has translation MAALRAFKSAESRGEQVPDIVCYEKQDDWGGQWNFTWRTGTDHYGEPVHSSMYRNLWSNGPKEALEFAEYTFDEHFGRPISSYPPREVLWDYIDGRATQSGVKDSVLFAHAVRWTEYDEATGTFTLTVDDLKNKRSLTEEFDEVIVATGHFAFPNVPDFDGIETFPGEVIHAHEFRGAERFAGQRLLLIGGSYSAEDIGIQSHKMGARQVTMSYRSAPQGFAWPDGVDEVPQVASFDGSTATFVDGTSREFDAVILCTGYLHHYPFLPHESQIDSPNNLYPEGLYRGVTWQKNPKIHYLGAQDQWFTFNMFDAQAWFVRDVILGRIELPDPQARQESIDAWLETYSGVEDDAAAVRFQADYIRDLIEQTDYPMFDLDAVVDTFLAWKKDKKTDILTYRDQAYRSVMTGTMAVVHHTAWIDELDDSRERYLSSQPSADEAQDAARPA, from the coding sequence ATGGCCGCCCTGCGTGCTTTCAAGTCGGCGGAGAGTCGGGGCGAGCAGGTCCCGGACATCGTCTGCTACGAGAAGCAGGACGACTGGGGCGGACAGTGGAACTTCACCTGGCGCACCGGAACAGACCACTACGGCGAGCCCGTGCATTCGAGCATGTATCGCAATCTGTGGTCGAACGGCCCCAAGGAAGCACTCGAATTCGCTGAGTACACCTTCGACGAGCACTTCGGACGTCCGATCTCGTCGTACCCGCCGCGGGAAGTCCTCTGGGACTACATCGACGGACGGGCCACACAGTCGGGCGTCAAGGACAGCGTCCTGTTCGCCCACGCGGTCCGCTGGACCGAATACGACGAGGCGACCGGCACGTTCACCCTGACCGTCGACGATCTGAAGAACAAGCGGTCGCTGACCGAGGAGTTCGACGAGGTCATCGTCGCGACCGGGCACTTCGCCTTTCCGAATGTCCCGGACTTCGACGGCATCGAGACCTTCCCCGGTGAAGTGATCCACGCCCACGAGTTCCGCGGCGCCGAACGCTTCGCGGGCCAGCGGCTGCTGCTGATCGGCGGCTCGTACTCGGCGGAGGACATCGGCATCCAATCGCACAAGATGGGTGCCCGGCAGGTCACCATGAGCTACCGCTCCGCGCCGCAGGGCTTCGCCTGGCCGGACGGCGTCGACGAGGTTCCACAGGTCGCGAGCTTCGACGGGTCCACCGCGACGTTCGTCGACGGCACCTCCCGCGAGTTCGACGCGGTGATCCTGTGCACCGGGTACCTGCACCACTATCCGTTCCTGCCGCACGAGTCGCAGATCGATTCGCCGAACAACCTGTACCCCGAGGGGCTCTACCGCGGGGTCACCTGGCAGAAGAACCCGAAGATCCATTACCTGGGCGCCCAGGACCAGTGGTTCACCTTCAACATGTTCGACGCGCAGGCGTGGTTCGTGCGCGATGTGATCCTCGGCCGCATCGAGCTGCCCGACCCGCAGGCCCGTCAGGAGAGCATCGACGCCTGGCTGGAGACTTATAGCGGGGTCGAGGACGACGCGGCGGCCGTCCGCTTCCAGGCCGACTACATCCGCGACCTCATCGAGCAGACCGACTACCCGATGTTCGACCTGGACGCCGTCGTCGACACCTTCCTCGCCTGGAAGAAGGACAAGAAGACCGACATCCTCACCTATCGCGACCAGGCTTACCGTTCGGTGATGACCGGCACGATGGCCGTCGTGCACCACACCGCGTGGATCGACGAACTCGACGACTCGCGCGAACGCTATCTGTCGAGCCAGCCGAGTGCCGACGAGGCGCAGGACGCGGCCAGACCGGCCTGA
- a CDS encoding LysR family transcriptional regulator has translation MEFRQLSQFLVVADEGHFTRASRRLHMSQSALSSSIRTLESELGVALFERTTRRVLLTPAGSLLLRHARTITAEVSAAQQAVADLRGLGSGTLDVGTVQTFTSIDLPRALADYHADHPGVQISVREATTVELLDAVRGGGLDAAFVALDHRPVGQGVHVLHTYTEPLCAVVGPDHRLATADGVGLAELAAWPFIDFEAGVGLQTVVAALFDAASIDRDIAFRIGDMTRLLRLVEHGLGVAVVPESIVHDAAVVALAITGSVTPTRHTALVCRESVPSNPAARRFVESLGGGSKHPILTDDR, from the coding sequence ATGGAGTTTCGTCAGCTGTCCCAGTTCCTGGTCGTCGCCGACGAAGGCCACTTCACCCGGGCATCGCGCCGGCTGCACATGTCGCAATCGGCACTCAGCTCGTCGATTCGAACGCTCGAGAGCGAACTCGGCGTGGCCCTGTTCGAGCGGACGACGCGGCGCGTGCTTCTGACTCCCGCGGGCTCGCTGCTGTTGCGACACGCCCGGACCATCACCGCCGAGGTGAGCGCCGCGCAGCAGGCCGTCGCGGACCTCCGTGGCCTCGGCTCGGGAACACTCGACGTCGGCACGGTGCAGACGTTCACCTCGATCGACCTGCCCCGCGCACTCGCCGACTACCACGCCGACCACCCGGGTGTGCAGATCAGCGTCCGCGAGGCCACCACCGTGGAACTCTTGGACGCGGTCCGCGGCGGCGGACTCGACGCGGCGTTCGTCGCACTCGATCACCGGCCGGTCGGTCAGGGCGTCCACGTGCTGCACACCTACACCGAGCCGCTGTGCGCCGTCGTCGGTCCCGACCATCGGCTCGCAACGGCCGACGGCGTCGGTCTCGCCGAACTCGCCGCCTGGCCGTTCATCGACTTCGAGGCGGGCGTGGGGCTCCAGACCGTGGTCGCCGCCCTGTTCGACGCGGCGTCGATCGATCGTGACATCGCGTTCCGGATCGGCGACATGACACGGCTGCTGCGTCTCGTGGAGCACGGCCTCGGGGTGGCGGTGGTTCCGGAGTCGATCGTCCACGACGCCGCCGTGGTGGCCCTGGCGATCACCGGCTCGGTCACACCCACGCGGCATACCGCACTGGTGTGTCGAGAATCAGTTCCGTCGAATCCCGCGGCCCGGAGATTCGTCGAATCTCTCGGCGGCGGAAGTAAACATCCCATTCTAACCGACGACCGATAA
- a CDS encoding MFS transporter — MIEQTTAAPRTLDGRLVAVMALISGLVVANSYYAQPIVGLIADDLGASTTSVGLVVTASQVGYAVGLALLVPLGDLVDRRRLLWWLIGATAVCLVVMAAAPTWQVLASAALLVGVGSVVGQIVVPLAASLAQADRRGRVIGNVMTGLLLGILLSRVVAGLIAEVAGWRAVFVTAVGLVLVAALLVRTLPRTAPATDVSYRELLASVVRLVREEPILRWRMAYGTLTYASFGVMWTSIGFLLAGPGYEWSDARIGLFTLVGVAGALAARGAGRLADRGHARGQTGVLLAVTALSAIPLAMGEHGVIALAIGVAALDLGIQGTHITNQSVFYPLRPDARSRLNTAYMTSYFAAGSVGSIASVFVYAEWGWTGVCVLGALFPAVGFAAWLVESVRR, encoded by the coding sequence ATGATCGAACAGACCACAGCGGCTCCCCGTACGCTCGACGGGCGTCTCGTCGCCGTGATGGCGCTGATCTCCGGGCTCGTCGTCGCGAACAGCTACTACGCGCAGCCGATCGTCGGGCTCATCGCCGATGACCTCGGCGCGTCGACGACGAGTGTGGGGCTGGTGGTGACCGCCAGTCAGGTCGGCTATGCGGTGGGACTGGCGCTGCTGGTTCCGCTCGGCGATCTCGTCGACCGGCGGCGGTTGCTGTGGTGGTTGATCGGCGCCACCGCGGTGTGCCTGGTCGTGATGGCCGCGGCGCCGACCTGGCAGGTGCTCGCATCCGCGGCGCTGCTCGTGGGCGTGGGATCGGTGGTCGGACAGATCGTCGTGCCGCTCGCGGCGTCGCTGGCGCAGGCCGACCGACGCGGCCGGGTGATCGGCAACGTGATGACCGGTCTGCTGTTGGGCATTCTGCTCTCGCGCGTCGTCGCGGGTCTGATCGCCGAGGTCGCCGGCTGGCGAGCGGTGTTCGTCACGGCGGTCGGACTCGTCCTGGTAGCGGCTCTGCTCGTCCGGACACTGCCGCGGACCGCGCCCGCGACCGATGTGTCCTATCGTGAGTTGCTCGCCTCGGTCGTTCGGCTGGTACGCGAGGAGCCGATTCTGCGGTGGCGGATGGCGTACGGGACGCTGACCTACGCGTCGTTCGGGGTGATGTGGACGAGCATCGGATTCCTGCTGGCGGGACCGGGGTACGAGTGGAGCGATGCCCGGATCGGACTGTTCACGCTGGTCGGCGTCGCCGGCGCGCTCGCGGCCAGGGGTGCGGGCAGGCTCGCCGACCGCGGACACGCGCGAGGGCAGACCGGTGTGCTGCTGGCCGTGACCGCGCTCAGTGCGATCCCGCTGGCGATGGGTGAGCACGGCGTCATCGCTCTGGCGATCGGCGTCGCGGCCTTGGACCTGGGAATTCAAGGCACTCACATCACCAACCAGAGTGTCTTCTATCCGCTGCGGCCGGATGCGCGGAGCCGGTTGAACACCGCGTACATGACGTCGTACTTCGCCGCGGGATCGGTCGGATCCATCGCGTCGGTCTTCGTCTACGCCGAGTGGGGATGGACCGGGGTCTGCGTGCTCGGCGCGCTGTTCCCCGCGGTCGGGTTCGCCGCCTGGCTGGTCGAGTCGGTGCGCCGCTGA